Proteins encoded in a region of the uncultured Paludibaculum sp. genome:
- a CDS encoding ATP-binding protein, with protein sequence MLHSLRARLIVASVLWTAGLLMIMHMLSILVIHVFPSVRGRASFEAVLIGFALMAAGVLAARRGLTPFRLLQARLASVRTGHEARVQGIYPTEIRPLIDEMNGLLENREASIRRALATAGDLAHGLKTPLALLTQEADRLRTEGHRETAEAITQQLEKMSRQVDYHLARARAASSGAAGTARTLVADSADGLIRTLRKLHAARTLEITADLPPGLTIRMQREDLDEILGNLLDNACTWAASTIRLSGTQSNEVLTLTVDDDGPGLPPGLRTAVLDRGVRADEAAPGSGLGLAIVRELAELYGGSIALEQSPQRGLRARLTLPVA encoded by the coding sequence ATGCTCCACTCCCTGCGCGCCCGCCTGATCGTCGCCTCCGTCCTCTGGACGGCCGGGCTCCTGATGATCATGCACATGCTGTCGATCCTGGTGATTCACGTCTTCCCCTCCGTCCGGGGCAGGGCTTCGTTCGAGGCCGTCCTGATCGGCTTCGCCCTGATGGCGGCCGGCGTCCTGGCGGCGCGCCGCGGCCTGACGCCGTTCCGGCTCTTGCAGGCGCGCCTCGCGTCCGTACGAACCGGCCATGAAGCCCGAGTCCAAGGAATCTACCCCACCGAGATCCGCCCCTTGATCGACGAGATGAACGGTCTGCTGGAGAACCGCGAAGCCTCCATCCGTCGCGCGCTGGCAACAGCAGGCGATCTCGCCCATGGCCTCAAAACACCGCTGGCGCTGCTGACGCAGGAAGCCGATCGCCTGCGCACCGAAGGCCACCGGGAGACCGCCGAAGCCATCACTCAGCAGCTGGAAAAGATGTCCCGCCAGGTCGACTACCATCTGGCGCGAGCGCGGGCAGCCTCCTCCGGAGCCGCAGGCACCGCGCGCACCCTGGTGGCGGATTCGGCGGATGGCCTCATCCGGACTCTCCGCAAGCTCCACGCCGCGCGCACCCTGGAGATCACAGCCGACCTGCCCCCCGGCCTGACAATCCGCATGCAGCGCGAAGACCTGGACGAGATCCTGGGCAATCTCCTCGACAACGCCTGCACGTGGGCCGCATCGACGATCCGTCTCTCTGGCACCCAATCCAACGAAGTCCTGACGCTGACGGTAGATGACGACGGCCCCGGCCTCCCGCCCGGACTCCGCACAGCCGTCCTGGATCGTGGCGTTAGAGCGGACGAAGCCGCCCCAGGCTCCGGTCTGGGCTTGGCGATTGTGAGGGAGCTCGCCGAGCTCTACGGTGGTTCCATCGCCCTGGAACAATCCCCTCAGCGTGGCCTCCGCGCTCGCCTCACCTTGCCGGTTGCCTGA
- a CDS encoding response regulator transcription factor, with product MRVLIVEDETLIAERLAKELTQAGYAVDTAADGERADFLAYSGDYDVVLLDLGLPKIDGLTLLRRWRGAGLRWPVLILTARGSWHEKVEGIDSGADDYVAKPFRIEEVLARVRALIRRASGAASVELHSGALTLDVRTARVTLAGEPVKLTSYEFRILSYLLHHRDRVVPRTELIDHIYAQDFDRDSNTVEVFIARLRRKLGPACVETIRGLGYRIGAV from the coding sequence TTGCGAGTTCTGATTGTCGAGGACGAAACGCTGATCGCCGAGCGGTTGGCAAAGGAACTGACCCAGGCCGGCTACGCCGTCGACACGGCCGCCGACGGCGAGCGCGCCGACTTCCTGGCCTACTCCGGCGACTATGACGTCGTCCTGCTCGATCTCGGCCTGCCCAAAATCGACGGACTCACGCTGCTGCGCCGTTGGCGTGGCGCCGGCCTTCGCTGGCCGGTCCTCATCCTCACCGCCCGAGGTAGCTGGCACGAGAAAGTGGAAGGCATCGACAGCGGAGCCGACGACTACGTCGCGAAGCCCTTCCGCATCGAAGAGGTGCTCGCCCGCGTCCGCGCCCTCATCCGCCGCGCCAGCGGAGCCGCCTCCGTCGAACTCCACTCCGGAGCCCTCACCCTCGACGTCCGCACCGCTCGCGTCACGCTCGCCGGAGAACCCGTCAAACTCACCAGCTACGAGTTCCGCATCCTCTCTTACCTGCTCCATCACCGCGACCGCGTCGTCCCCCGCACTGAACTCATCGATCACATCTACGCCCAGGACTTCGACCGCGACTCCAATACCGTCGAGGTTTTCATCGCTCGCCTCCGGCGCAAGCTCGGGCCCGCCTGCGTCGAAACCATACGCGGACTCGGCTACCGCATCGGAGCCGTCTGA
- a CDS encoding class I SAM-dependent methyltransferase: protein MGRSACVQVDGRMMVSTDMHASLDFGYPWWLSYGHLALAASAGAVFLLGFLRKWSKWPLLVLGVFALWAASVFLMVRFGVNINSVAALPTENFLRAGTGKVLDLGAGTGRSAIMLLTARPKATVVALDLFGASFDQHFGHTHTPEEILEGNLRVAGVEQRARIVKGDMRKLPFEDASFDGIITCYAIDHLGRDGIKESLAESYRVLKPGGEFLMMIINGRDPWLRYAFGPLLAHGGFRGQEWWAERVKESGLQVVESGTVRASFYLVGRR from the coding sequence ATGGGCCGTTCAGCGTGCGTTCAGGTGGACGGGCGGATGATGGTTTCTACCGATATGCACGCATCTCTCGATTTTGGATATCCGTGGTGGTTGAGCTACGGGCACCTGGCGTTGGCCGCGTCGGCCGGCGCCGTGTTTTTGTTGGGGTTTCTGCGGAAGTGGTCGAAGTGGCCGCTTCTCGTCCTAGGGGTGTTCGCACTTTGGGCGGCGAGTGTCTTTCTGATGGTCCGGTTTGGGGTGAATATCAATTCGGTGGCTGCTCTGCCCACTGAGAATTTTCTGCGGGCCGGGACCGGAAAGGTTTTGGATCTGGGGGCAGGGACGGGCCGCTCGGCCATCATGCTCCTGACGGCACGCCCGAAGGCCACGGTGGTGGCGCTGGATCTGTTTGGCGCGTCGTTCGACCAGCACTTCGGGCATACGCATACGCCGGAAGAGATCCTGGAAGGGAATCTGCGGGTGGCTGGGGTAGAGCAGCGGGCGAGGATTGTGAAGGGCGATATGCGGAAGCTGCCTTTCGAGGACGCGAGCTTCGACGGGATCATTACCTGCTACGCGATTGACCATCTGGGGCGGGATGGGATCAAGGAGAGCCTGGCTGAGTCGTACCGGGTTTTGAAGCCAGGCGGGGAATTCCTGATGATGATTATTAACGGGCGGGATCCGTGGCTGCGGTATGCGTTTGGGCCGCTGCTGGCGCATGGCGGGTTCCGGGGGCAGGAGTGGTGGGCGGAGCGGGTGAAGGAGTCCGGGCTGCAGGTGGTGGAGTCGGGGACGGTGCGGGCGTCGTTTTATCTGGTGGGGCGGAGGTAG
- a CDS encoding BrnA antitoxin family protein, whose protein sequence is MKKEYDFSNGVRGPVLKVPPGKTRVTIRLDADVLDWFRQQVDDAGGGNYQTLINDALRSFVHQKQEPLESTLRRVIRDELRRAG, encoded by the coding sequence ATGAAGAAGGAATATGACTTCAGCAATGGCGTGCGCGGGCCAGTGCTGAAAGTCCCGCCGGGGAAAACCCGGGTCACGATCCGGCTCGATGCTGACGTACTCGACTGGTTTCGGCAGCAGGTGGATGATGCCGGAGGCGGAAACTACCAAACCCTCATCAACGACGCGTTGCGCAGCTTTGTGCACCAGAAGCAGGAGCCTCTGGAATCGACCCTGCGGCGGGTCATCCGGGACGAACTTCGTCGCGCCGGGTAG
- a CDS encoding BrnT family toxin: MKVEWDPAKAKVNLRKHGVRFADAVTALEDVMAISVRDEGVDEERWVCIGLDSLGRVLVVVYTWRGEQVRLISARPATQREVHQYEEGI; this comes from the coding sequence GTGAAAGTCGAATGGGATCCAGCGAAGGCAAAGGTAAATCTCCGCAAACACGGGGTTCGCTTCGCCGATGCGGTAACCGCCCTCGAGGATGTGATGGCGATCTCCGTCCGCGACGAAGGGGTGGACGAAGAGCGTTGGGTATGCATTGGTTTGGATTCTCTAGGGCGCGTTCTCGTGGTGGTCTACACCTGGCGCGGCGAGCAGGTCCGCCTGATCTCGGCACGCCCTGCAACCCAGAGAGAGGTGCATCAATATGAAGAAGGAATATGA
- the hpnH gene encoding adenosyl-hopene transferase HpnH, protein MPVPISQMWTVATYVLKQRIQGRRQYPLVLMLEPLFRCNLACAGCGKIQYPAHILKSQLTPEECFRAVDECGAPMVSIPGGEPLMHPQIAEIVAGLVARKKYIYLCTNALLLKEKIDLFTPSKYLTFSVHMDGQKEHHDFSVCKEGGYELAAEGIREAVKRGFRVTTNTTLFDGADPNSVRGFFDEMMDLGVEGMMLSPGYSYDKAPDQQHFLGKDSTRSLFRTFLSNRSSRWVFNQSPLFLEYLMGLREYSCTPWGMPTYNLFGWQKPCYLLQDGYADTFAELMESTQWEKYGTESGNPKCANCMVHSGYEASAVHDTFHTWQGFWSTVKATFSSSYPNPQALADLAKPAPAKHELVQIGGGQ, encoded by the coding sequence ATGCCCGTACCGATTTCCCAGATGTGGACCGTCGCCACCTACGTGCTCAAGCAGCGCATTCAGGGCCGGCGCCAGTATCCCCTCGTGCTCATGCTCGAGCCTCTTTTCCGCTGCAACCTGGCCTGTGCCGGCTGCGGCAAGATCCAATACCCGGCCCACATCCTGAAGTCGCAACTCACGCCGGAAGAATGCTTTAGGGCGGTTGACGAGTGCGGAGCGCCAATGGTCTCTATCCCCGGCGGCGAGCCCCTGATGCACCCCCAGATCGCCGAAATCGTAGCCGGCCTGGTGGCCCGCAAGAAGTACATCTACCTCTGCACCAATGCCCTGCTCCTCAAGGAAAAGATCGACCTCTTCACCCCGAGCAAGTACCTGACCTTCTCCGTCCACATGGACGGCCAGAAGGAACATCACGACTTCTCGGTCTGTAAAGAAGGCGGCTACGAACTCGCCGCCGAAGGAATCCGCGAAGCGGTAAAGCGCGGTTTCCGGGTCACCACCAACACGACCCTGTTCGATGGCGCCGACCCGAACAGCGTCCGCGGCTTCTTCGACGAAATGATGGACCTCGGTGTCGAGGGCATGATGCTCTCCCCCGGCTACTCCTACGACAAGGCGCCCGACCAGCAGCACTTCTTGGGCAAGGACAGCACCCGTTCCCTCTTCCGGACGTTCCTCTCCAACCGCAGCAGCCGTTGGGTCTTCAACCAGTCCCCGCTCTTCCTGGAATACCTGATGGGCCTGCGCGAATACTCCTGCACCCCGTGGGGCATGCCGACCTACAACCTGTTCGGCTGGCAGAAGCCCTGCTACCTGCTGCAGGACGGCTACGCCGACACGTTTGCCGAGTTGATGGAATCGACGCAATGGGAGAAGTACGGCACGGAGTCTGGCAACCCCAAGTGCGCCAACTGCATGGTGCACAGCGGCTATGAAGCCTCGGCAGTGCACGATACCTTCCACACCTGGCAAGGCTTCTGGAGCACGGTGAAAGCGACCTTCTCCTCCTCGTACCCGAACCCCCAGGCGTTAGCTGACCTGGCGAAACCCGCCCCGGCAAAGCACGAACTGGTTCAGATTGGAGGCGGCCAATGA
- a CDS encoding TetR/AcrR family transcriptional regulator, which yields MSGPISNDPPAVQVRRRPVQERSTDTVNHILSSASALLTKVPLDEITTSRIAAEAGISIGGLYRFFPDKQTILDAIAVRHMDDFRSSLVGAVAKSVLSDGPGFLNRVIDAYIAYLDAHPDFRTLALGRHISAVTRQVQAGPDAGPASLVKWFIMWRLGVKEPALLDLKLRIAIEAGERLISYAYEQPTAEERGAVVAELKALLAGYLF from the coding sequence ATGTCCGGCCCGATTTCCAACGATCCGCCCGCAGTACAAGTCCGACGGCGTCCGGTGCAGGAGCGCAGCACCGACACGGTGAATCACATCCTGTCGTCGGCTTCGGCGCTGTTGACCAAAGTGCCACTGGACGAGATCACAACCAGCCGGATCGCGGCGGAGGCGGGGATCTCGATTGGTGGGTTGTACCGCTTCTTTCCGGACAAGCAGACGATCCTGGACGCGATCGCGGTCCGGCACATGGACGATTTCCGATCGAGCCTGGTAGGGGCGGTGGCGAAGTCTGTGCTTTCGGATGGGCCGGGGTTCCTGAACCGGGTGATCGACGCCTATATCGCGTATCTGGACGCGCATCCTGACTTTCGGACGCTGGCCTTGGGGCGGCACATCAGCGCGGTGACGCGGCAGGTGCAGGCGGGTCCGGACGCGGGGCCGGCGAGCCTGGTGAAGTGGTTCATCATGTGGCGGCTTGGGGTGAAGGAACCGGCGTTGCTCGATTTGAAGCTGCGGATTGCCATTGAGGCGGGGGAGCGGCTGATTTCGTATGCGTATGAGCAGCCGACGGCGGAGGAGCGGGGGGCGGTGGTGGCGGAGCTGAAGGCCTTGCTGGCGGGGTATTTGTTCTGA
- a CDS encoding DUF4375 domain-containing protein, translated as MNIEKGYWSIVEPIWDAMNIYGGPEVFLATFRQVQRDAGLLYAAHFCQSELCNGGFNQFFFNSTGVLAPEALEAFEAIGQIQIANILAQAMASFGSTYLRDRQQRRAALDRLPADCFEELDERFFALIDNEAGGFDTAADGYAARVVDAAARKRLDH; from the coding sequence ATGAACATCGAAAAAGGGTATTGGAGCATTGTCGAGCCGATTTGGGATGCGATGAACATCTACGGCGGTCCAGAAGTATTTCTGGCGACATTCCGCCAAGTCCAACGGGACGCCGGACTTCTCTACGCGGCGCACTTTTGCCAGTCGGAGTTGTGCAATGGAGGCTTCAATCAATTCTTCTTCAACAGCACTGGCGTGTTGGCGCCTGAAGCACTCGAGGCCTTTGAAGCCATTGGCCAAATTCAGATAGCGAATATTCTTGCCCAAGCGATGGCGAGCTTCGGATCTACATATCTCCGTGATCGTCAGCAACGCCGGGCGGCCCTTGATCGCTTGCCCGCGGACTGTTTCGAGGAACTGGACGAAAGGTTCTTCGCCCTCATAGATAACGAGGCCGGTGGGTTCGATACTGCAGCTGATGGCTATGCCGCTCGGGTTGTTGATGCTGCCGCGCGGAAGCGACTGGATCATTGA
- a CDS encoding carboxypeptidase-like regulatory domain-containing protein — protein MSILRIPIDASQIADADRKQQKVKVAVQDRKGIKSQIIALDAGKGEVKLDVDPKQTLSIAVGPATASDEDIFHLQTLTSKVSPTQWGTEKTLAIPALVITPQWWVWWLRWCRTFTIHGRVVCADGSPVPGAEVRAYDVDFFWWWSSVNQVGPAVVTDGAGNFSMTFRWCCGWWPWWWWRLRQWRLDDDLIEKIRPVLKLNPAIRFPEPDPIPTLDIAALNPQPLPPGPGPVVVRPPVISRPVLNPNLLAQKILDPSTIPAVRDKLVAVLPHVPELEKLRIWPWWPWNPWFDCNPDIIFRVTQPCGSGPAKVIVSENVFQTRWDIPTNLNVTLVANSEACCLPHDGDQPEGDCSLFTSVCGDPGIPVTSIGKVGVTAGYFNPGGRDRPFSESVSFYGLFGTSAQADFYEIEYTPHGAAAWTPVPSGSLIDLWRGYFDATLAWPNQFVFPSFPVKDFGGIHVYESRQHYEVTHPAAWGNAIAGRVWSNNINVMANIQTKGFFSDGAYDFRVVGYRADAAGDLDPATRKVMDGCGGNDANNLLTLRLDNRVVGPQVPNTVHVDTTEPDCGINSVRIGGVAVLPCGAQQLQHGVPLEIDFFATDPDGHLDHYELVVKYDLGSIKNLLSVADVGAFTLTPLAGGPQGPDYSNAVNLPQTAVRPTWNGGTMRLHINDAALVFPKTCCYLLELTVWKRNIANCDGHLSYYNQMHYSFTVTV, from the coding sequence GTGAGTATTCTCAGGATCCCTATTGATGCGTCGCAGATCGCGGACGCCGATCGCAAACAGCAAAAGGTAAAAGTCGCCGTTCAGGACAGGAAAGGCATCAAATCCCAAATCATCGCGCTGGATGCCGGCAAGGGCGAGGTCAAGCTCGACGTCGACCCGAAACAAACGCTCTCCATCGCGGTCGGGCCCGCAACGGCCAGCGACGAAGACATCTTCCACCTGCAGACTCTCACCAGTAAGGTGAGCCCCACCCAGTGGGGTACCGAGAAGACGCTCGCCATCCCCGCCCTCGTCATCACCCCGCAATGGTGGGTTTGGTGGCTGCGCTGGTGCCGCACCTTTACCATTCATGGCCGCGTCGTCTGTGCCGACGGGAGCCCCGTCCCCGGCGCCGAAGTCCGAGCCTACGATGTCGACTTCTTCTGGTGGTGGTCGTCCGTAAACCAGGTGGGGCCGGCGGTCGTTACCGACGGAGCGGGCAATTTCAGCATGACATTCCGCTGGTGCTGCGGCTGGTGGCCCTGGTGGTGGTGGCGGCTGCGCCAATGGCGTCTCGACGATGACCTCATCGAAAAGATCCGCCCGGTCCTCAAACTCAACCCGGCCATCCGCTTCCCCGAACCGGATCCGATCCCGACGCTCGACATCGCGGCCCTCAATCCCCAGCCGCTGCCGCCAGGCCCCGGCCCCGTGGTGGTAAGGCCGCCTGTCATCAGCAGGCCGGTCCTGAATCCCAACCTGCTGGCCCAGAAGATCCTCGACCCCAGCACCATCCCGGCTGTCCGCGACAAACTGGTCGCCGTCCTGCCGCATGTGCCCGAGCTCGAGAAACTGCGGATCTGGCCGTGGTGGCCCTGGAACCCCTGGTTCGACTGCAATCCGGACATCATCTTCCGCGTCACCCAGCCGTGCGGCTCCGGTCCCGCCAAGGTGATCGTCAGTGAGAACGTCTTCCAGACGCGTTGGGACATCCCGACAAACCTGAATGTCACCCTCGTGGCCAACAGCGAAGCCTGCTGCCTGCCCCACGACGGCGACCAGCCGGAAGGCGACTGCTCGCTCTTCACCAGCGTCTGCGGCGACCCCGGCATTCCCGTCACCAGCATCGGCAAGGTGGGCGTCACCGCCGGCTACTTCAATCCCGGTGGCCGCGACCGGCCCTTCTCCGAATCGGTCAGTTTCTACGGTCTCTTCGGAACCTCGGCCCAGGCCGACTTCTACGAGATCGAGTACACGCCGCACGGCGCCGCCGCCTGGACGCCTGTTCCATCCGGCTCACTCATCGACCTCTGGCGCGGCTACTTCGATGCCACCCTCGCCTGGCCGAACCAGTTCGTCTTCCCCTCGTTCCCGGTGAAGGACTTCGGCGGCATCCACGTCTATGAGAGCCGCCAGCACTACGAAGTCACTCACCCCGCGGCCTGGGGCAACGCCATCGCCGGCCGGGTCTGGTCCAACAACATCAATGTGATGGCCAACATCCAGACCAAGGGCTTCTTCTCCGATGGCGCCTACGACTTCCGGGTCGTCGGCTATCGGGCCGATGCCGCCGGCGATCTCGACCCCGCCACTCGCAAGGTAATGGACGGCTGCGGAGGCAACGACGCCAACAACCTGCTCACCCTGCGCCTCGACAACCGCGTCGTTGGACCGCAAGTGCCCAACACCGTGCACGTCGATACCACCGAGCCCGATTGCGGCATCAACTCGGTCCGCATCGGCGGTGTTGCCGTTCTCCCGTGCGGCGCCCAGCAGTTGCAGCACGGCGTCCCGTTGGAGATCGACTTCTTCGCCACCGATCCTGACGGCCATCTGGATCACTACGAACTGGTGGTCAAGTACGACCTGGGCTCGATCAAGAACCTGCTCAGTGTCGCCGATGTCGGAGCCTTCACCCTCACGCCGCTCGCCGGCGGTCCGCAGGGCCCCGACTACTCGAACGCAGTCAATTTGCCACAAACCGCGGTCCGGCCCACCTGGAACGGGGGCACGATGCGGTTGCACATCAATGATGCGGCTCTGGTCTTCCCCAAGACCTGCTGCTACCTGCTTGAGCTCACGGTATGGAAGCGCAATATCGCCAATTGCGACGGCCACCTGAGCTATTACAACCAGATGCACTACTCGTTCACCGTAACGGTGTAG
- a CDS encoding DUF1360 domain-containing protein, with protein sequence MLAPLPATWSIVSVLAVWRVTHLLCEEDGPGDLLARLRRALGNGFFGRMLDCFYCLSLWVAAPAAWILGNNWADWILLWLGLSGGAILLERATTQTPSAPTPPPASWHVEPLPDHSDPPADSEEEHRHVLLR encoded by the coding sequence GTGCTTGCCCCGCTGCCAGCCACCTGGTCGATCGTGTCCGTGCTGGCAGTCTGGCGTGTCACCCACCTGCTCTGCGAGGAGGACGGTCCGGGCGATCTCCTTGCCCGGCTGCGCAGAGCTCTTGGGAACGGCTTCTTCGGACGAATGCTGGACTGCTTCTACTGCCTCAGCCTGTGGGTGGCAGCACCGGCCGCCTGGATTCTCGGAAACAACTGGGCGGACTGGATCCTACTCTGGCTGGGTCTCTCGGGTGGCGCGATTCTACTCGAACGCGCCACCACTCAGACCCCGTCAGCACCCACACCGCCGCCCGCATCCTGGCACGTAGAACCATTGCCGGATCATTCTGATCCGCCGGCCGACTCAGAGGAGGAACATCGCCATGTCCTGTTGCGGTAG